In one Candidatus Absconditicoccus praedator genomic region, the following are encoded:
- a CDS encoding LemA family protein produces the protein MEFIIVGIIFIAFIGVVWIYNTVIKYKNYVENAYRLIDVNLQKRADLIPNLVKTVKAYKDFEKEVLEDITELRNQVTNQHTIDKKRQDKEQCIGTDLKKIFAVSEDYPDLKSNENFLKLQKEISRIEENLAAAREIYNSNLKILNTTMQIFPYNIIAKRINIPKYDYFEANVTSKD, from the coding sequence ATGGAGTTCATAATAGTATGAATAATATTTATAGCATTTATTTGAGTAGTTTGGATATACAATACTGTTATAAAATACAAAAATTATGTAGAAAATGCATATAGATTAATAGATGTAAATTTACAAAAAAGAGCTGATCTAATACCAAACCTTGTAAAAACAGTAAAAGCATACAAAGATTTTGAAAAAGAAGTTTTAGAAGATATAACTGAACTAAGAAATCAGGTCACAAATCAACACACAATTGATAAAAAAAGACAAGACAAAGAACAATGTATCTGAACTGATTTGAAAAAGATTTTTGCAGTTTCTGAAGATTATCCAGACCTAAAATCAAATGAAAATTTTTTGAAACTACAAAAAGAAATTTCCAGAATTGAAGAAAATTTGGCAGCTGCCAGAGAAATATACAACTCCAACCTCAAAATTTTAAACACAACTATGCAAATTTTTCCATACAATATTATAGCTAAAAGGATAAATATCCCAAAATATGATTACTTTGAAGCAAATGTAACATCAAAAGACTAG
- a CDS encoding DUF3137 domain-containing protein gives MKFKKDFSKGFISNEELQEIQDYFNQDLFQNIIKEKEQQYQKIKWILWVLGFIFIVGNIFFASLLLIPYNILFSLLMLLIISYFVAKLDISSEKSMFQIIREAVSGNLKLEESRKEEKLFSQFVEKMFDGAKFSLTDKYFDNTVQQVKEKTNMLKNYQRVEKFNNSIQKDIKENGETIANMQGVEIVTKKKKTTKTKNGTSTKTVTVDHVYLQKISLNSEEKVFDWIQIIHKKSILNKLAIFLFVIPFVLIFFITWGNMSSIEQFWIVGVLILLVVLILGGGWYFFKKGKKVNLEDIEFEKKFDIYAQDQNKVRNFLDSRTINSIKQLSQKFPNKKFDFYFEGNDIYIFIHLNKKFLDLGNYLFLNRTLKGYIEFYVLTKAILDIPHNLNIDYHI, from the coding sequence ATGAAGTTTAAAAAAGATTTTTCAAAATGATTTATAAGTAATGAAGAACTTCAAGAAATTCAGGATTATTTCAATCAAGACCTTTTTCAAAATATAATAAAAGAAAAAGAACAACAATATCAAAAAATTAAATGGATTTTGTGGGTGTTATGATTTATTTTTATCGTTTGAAATATTTTCTTTGCATCTTTACTATTAATTCCTTACAATATTTTATTCAGCCTATTAATGCTTTTAATTATTTCTTACTTTGTGGCAAAACTTGATATTTCTTCAGAAAAATCTATGTTTCAAATAATTCGTGAAGCTGTTTCATGAAATTTAAAGCTTGAAGAATCAAGAAAGGAAGAAAAACTATTTTCTCAATTTGTAGAAAAAATGTTTGATTGAGCAAAATTTTCTCTTACAGATAAGTATTTTGATAATACTGTACAACAGGTGAAAGAAAAAACAAATATGTTAAAAAATTATCAACGAGTAGAAAAATTTAACAATAGCATTCAAAAAGATATTAAAGAAAACTGAGAAACTATTGCTAATATGCAATGAGTAGAAATAGTCACCAAAAAAAAGAAAACAACAAAAACTAAAAACTGAACAAGCACCAAGACAGTAACTGTAGACCATGTATATCTTCAAAAAATCTCTTTGAATAGTGAAGAAAAAGTATTTGATTGGATTCAGATAATACACAAAAAAAGTATATTAAATAAGTTAGCTATATTTTTATTTGTAATTCCTTTTGTTTTAATATTTTTCATAACATGGTGAAATATGTCTTCTATAGAACAATTTTGGATAGTATGAGTTTTGATATTATTGGTTGTGCTTATATTGTGATGATGATGGTATTTTTTCAAAAAATGAAAAAAAGTAAATCTTGAAGATATAGAGTTTGAAAAAAAATTTGATATTTATGCACAAGATCAAAATAAAGTTAGAAACTTTCTTGATAGTAGAACTATCAATTCTATCAAACAACTTTCTCAAAAATTTCCAAATAAAAAATTTGATTTTTATTTTGAATGAAATGATATTTATATTTTTATTCATCTAAATAAAAAATTTTTAGATTTATGAAATTATCTTTTTTTAAATCGTACCTTAAAATGATATATAGAGTTTTATGTACTAACAAAAGCAATTCTTGATATACCTCACAATCTAAATATAGATTATCATATTTAA